The Fusarium oxysporum f. sp. lycopersici 4287 chromosome 1, whole genome shotgun sequence DNA segment TAAGAATTTAGCAGATTCCCTTAAATAGAACATCCCCACCGTCTTCACGCGGCGAGGAGGACACCATGTCTTACCGAAAGTCTGCGCATAAGAGGCCATGATCTGTCGCCCATGGTTATGCCCCTAGCCTCATCTGCTTGAAGATATTAAGCATATGGGGAGCCCAATAGGATAAAGGACTATCATTTAAATGGCAGTAGTCAAGAGGGGAAAGGAGCTTAGTCTGCACGGTGCAAGTTATTATAGATGCGTCGGTCTATGGGCACTTTCGGACTCTTGCACTTTCGCaaataaggtataatattcCGAAATATCGCATATTAGCACGTGATCTTCTCAAGTTgatatttattatctaataagAAATCACAATAAGAATATCAGGCTGTCTACAAATGATAATTACAGGTCAGAAATTGGCATAAGTCCCTGTGAAACGACTCTACCATTTTAGATTTTTTTCTTTGGAAATGTAACTGGTCCGCAGCTTCAGTAACACCATATAGTACTGGGTATGGACAAGCAAAGTTTCGTTAAGCGATTTATGGAGAGATATTTCAAGGTTTCATCTTTGTACTAATCTGATCGTTCTTGAGCGTCACCTCTATCTATAGTAAGCTAAATGCAATCCGTACATTCTTCGAAGCGAAAACATTTCCCGACCAGCGAGTTGGGTCTCCCACCATCGTGATATCCATCATAAAGGCAGGAGGTCCAGGCCAGGAGCGAGAGCCGCAGCGATAGTTTTTAGACAAGGAAGACTGAGAAAACTCTTTTGATCTAGCAATAAAAAGTGCCTATACTAAGGCGTGCTTTTATGCCTACATTTTAAGTTCGAGAAATTTCCTAGAAGACGCGTCTGCTAATTAGACTCATTgttttttataaataagtcATTTCGTTGGGTTTCAGAATGCCTAGTATTTTGCCTTCAATGCTTATTAACGTATAGATGAAAAGACAGCAGCAAGTTAGAGAGTACAACCCTGCCTACCTATATACACTATCGCTATTAATTTGAATTTTATCTCAGAAGAGATAATTGTTCAATATGGCCCTGAATCTGTACTTCCTTATCGTCCCAAAAGCCTTTTCCTTCACCGTACGACTCAGATATCGTAATGTACTTATCACGCTGCTCTGGAAGGCTTGGGATTAATTCACCGTCGCGGATCCATTTATCAAACGTGAAATAGGCATTTCGTGCCGGCAAATCCAGGAAGAACTTATTAAAGTACTTCAAGCCGGTTCGAGGGCTAGCTTCTATATCCCAAGCCCGGCTCTTAGGGCCGACTGGTAACATCTCATGCCGGCCGTTTGGGTGCCAAACAGAAGCGAAAGCGATTTTCGATTCACCGTCGATGCTTGGTTCCATGGACCACGATATGAGAACCTCTCCAGACTCCAGATAAAACCACAGGGCATAGTAGCCTTTGCCAATGTGGAAATTGCCCCATTGTCTTTCGAACAAGGCGTATGACTGTTCCGGATCAATCTCGTGTTGTTTTCCATCGATTACAAGGTGCCCCTCAAGACGGGTTGTAGGGTTGGCCTAAATACCCTATTAGTGACCAAATCCAACAGGCAATCGACATGCTACTAACCCAATACCAGGACCATCCAGGAAGCGCAGTAGAGCCGTCAGGGTCTGGTCCCCGATTGACCAGCTGGACGCCGCCTCCGCCGCCGTAGTAGAAGTTGCCACCCGTAGGCTGTATAGTCATGTCGAGTTTGATTCCAACAAAGTCGAGCTCAAGGTGGGTATTGGTCCATTGATCACCCCCTTCAGGGCTAGTGATGCTCTGCGTGGCGCTCTTCAGCTCTAGGCGATCGGGATTTCCAGAGCCAGGATGAAGGATTGAAGCTCCCCGCGAAGTAAGGTCCTGGAGGTCATTCAAGGAAATAAATGTTCCAAGTAGGTCGGCCCCGCGCAAGCCTGCGTTGCTTGTCAAGTGATATTTGAGTCCATCTTTTGTTGTGATCCAGTAGAGCATGAAGACACTGCGACGTTTAGTATAACCAGATTGTGACGTGAGAAGGAAGGTCACGCACTTGTTCACGTTGTTGGTGTCTGTTGTAACATATGCTAATGTTTTCCGAGCGTCGTATCTATTCACGAGTGTCTTTTTAAAAGTTAGTTCGTTGGAATCATAACTACAGAACAAAGTCGGACGGCAAGACTCACCCCATCATTGTCTATCGTAGTTGGTGGATACACGGGAGGCGCCCACGATATAGGAGTGGCTGTCATTTTTTTTGCAGGGTAGACTTAGTCGCTCAAAACTTTCAAATCGTCTCGATGGAATTTGCTCTGTTGCAGCGAATTGAGGTGGGTGTGTACTGTACTATAGTTATTTATGTTGCGTTTCAAGCCAtctacttataattaatcAAGCATGTTATTCTAACAGCGGGCTTACGGGCTGTTGTCGGCTCCGAATAGAGCTCCGTGACCGCTAGTTTATCTTCAAGCACCTGATTAATCGATGCGACTAGACAACTAAAATCGGAGAATCTTGAATAGTCTAATTCTGATATGACGAGGGTTTAGACTGAGTCTAAGAGGGCGGACTAAAGTCGGAGAATCTCCAGTAGTATATAATTCTAAAACGACAGGGGTTCGAACTTGATCTAGCGGACTAAAGTCGGAGAATCACCTTGCAGCCACTAATTTAAGGCAATATAACTAAACTTGTGCGAAGTATATATAATTCATAGTCCATAATGCATAAAGCCGGTATAATACTATTGAGAATGATTTTGTGGAGGTCTGGATGTCCACTTTAAGAGATAAAACAACCTGAATGTCTTGCGAATTGGTTGAGTAAATATTCCCCCCCTAGCCCGATATCTTTAACCATAATGTTATCACTGCAATTATGCATTACGAAGCCTTTTAACCTTGTTTATGTTGTTTCGGATGATACTAAGATCGTCAATGAACATGCtgatcttctcctcctggGGGAGACATGAGGCCAATACATGGACCACTTTCTACTGCCTATGCTGTTTATAGCAAATTGACCAGAGGATATAAGGGATCCTATAATGGATAGCTTAAAATCCAAACCTCAACTTTCTCAACAACTCCTGCTAACGATCCACGCATACGCACCTCCATTAAGACTGAAGCAGGTATCAATTCCACAGTAGTGACCATGACAGCCAGCTTGAGCATTCTTGGGGTCTTTTGGTGTGTTGTGCATCCAAGGAAACCTCAAGTTGCTCGCTACAGCGCATCGCTCAGCTTCACTATGCTCTACATTATATACCGCGTTTTATTCCACCCGCTTGCAAAGTCCCAGGCCCTAAATTGGCGGCCGTTTCCGACGTATGCTATCATGCTGTACTTCACACATGCTCAATGCTAAGCTAAGCCCCATCAGATCTGGTACGCCCTAAAATGGACCTCCGGTCGATATCCGTTCATCATGGAAGAAACGCATCGTAAATATGGTATGTTATCCTCctttttatccttttttttttttggtcaTGCCAAGCATGCCCTGACTTCCGACTCGAGGCGATGTGGTGCGCATTGCCCCCAATGAACTTTCCTTCGCTACTGTGCAGGCCTATCACGATATCTACGGACATGCGCTTAAAGATAAGAAGAGGTTCATCAAAGGTTCTTGGTACGATGTAGCTGGAGACCACCCGGGTATCGTCAGCGTCAGAGACCCCGTACAACACTCGCGGCAAAGGAAGTACCTATCTCATGCATTCAGCGCCAAATCTTTACGCGGTCAAGAAACACTGATTCATGGTTATGTGGATCTATTCTTGGGCCAATTGCGCAATCTTGGAAGTCCTGGAGGAGCCGGAATCAATGTTGAGGAGGCCCTTAATTGGTTGACGTTCGATATCATCGGTATTGCTTCAACATTCCAGCTGTTCTTCATGCCCTAATTCGTGTGTTCTAGGTGACCTCGCATTTGGCGAGTCTTtttctgctgttgctgaaggGCGATCACACTTCTGGGTGTCACTCATTATTGATGCATCTTATGCCATGATGCTCTCAGGGTTGAGAAAACGTGTTCCCCTCGTCAACCTGTATCTACCATTTGTGGTCCCGAAAGATGCCAGTGCTATGCATCGAAAACATATGGCCTTGACTCGcgagaagatgctgaaaCGGCTTGAGATGCCCAATTCCGAAGACCGCGGAGATTTCTTCTCGCACCTGTTGCGCAAAGGTGGCAATAAAGTTCCGGAGCCTGAGCTTTGCCAACAATCCAATACACTTATTGTGGCTGGGTCGGAAACCACAGCTACATGTCTCACCGGGATTGTCTTTTGCCTACTGTCAAATCTGTCGTGTTTGGAGGCTCTTTCTAACGAAGTCCGTTCGCGATTCCAGTCGGACACAGAGATCACAGGAGACGCTACTGCAGATTTAAAGTACCTCTCTGCAGTTATTGAAGAAGGGCTTCGAATCTTTCCGCCTGCGCCTTTCGGTCTTCCCCGTGTTTCGCCCGGTGCTATAATAGACGGCCACTACATTCCTCCAGGCGTCGTTGTGAGTGTAGATCACTGGACTACCAAGCATGATGGACGCTACTGGAAAGATCCACACGCTTTTATACCAGAGCGTTGGATCGATGGGGGTTTTGGAGACACGAAGCAGGCCAGCCAACCCTTCTCACTTGGCCCGAGAGCTTGTTTAGGCATCAACCTGGCGTATCTTGAAATGAGGATTATTATCGCCAAGATGGTGTATCATTTTGACTGGGAATTGGTGAACAATGAAGTTGATTTGTTCAGGGATTCAAAGCTATACTTGCTGTGGAAAAAGCCACGTTTGTTGGTCCGTTTCCACCCTCACAATTAGATTTCCAATTGATACAATAAGTATCACTCTCTCCATGGACCTATCACAGTCTGTgtgctgagaagcttggttTTTCCTAAGTGCAAATTCAGTTTGACTTTTAATTCATTTAAGGCAACCTCTATTATTAATCTCCTGATCTTATTACTctatccctttgagtgctACAGCCCTTAGGGAGGTCACTCGCTGTACTTAGCTTAGTCACAAGGTTAATACGTGCAGGGTAGTTACCAGATAATTGTAAGATCTTCAATTTTAGCAAAATACTACCAAAAGCTCATGCTActtaatatctattaaaaCTATGAATTACCTACTGATTCTTAATGaaatataagtaaaagaATATGGCTTTGATAATTATAGCTTTTACATATATGCATGGCAAATAGGCCTAGGCCTTACTGAAATACTAATCAACCTGCCTGAAGAGGCATTCGGCTGCAACTTCATGCCTTTAAACATAGAAGATCATGATTTCTACATTAATATACTGCCTCTAATACTACTTAAGCTattttagctttttatacctaTATCCCTTATATATATGATTTTAAATTCTGCGATAAtggcctgctataggggtctcactgtttaagcctttgt contains these protein-coding regions:
- a CDS encoding hydroxyneurosporene synthase (CrtC) produces the protein MLYWITTKDGLKYHLTSNAGLRGADLLGTFISLNDLQDLTSRGASILHPGSGNPDRLELKSATQSITSPEGGDQWTNTHLELDFVGIKLDMTIQPTGGNFYYGGGGGVQLVNRGPDPDGSTALPGWSWYWANPTTRLEGHLVIDGKQHEIDPEQSYALFERQWGNFHIGKGYYALWFYLESGEVLISWSMEPSIDGESKIAFASVWHPNGRHEMLPVGPKSRAWDIEASPRTGLKYFNKFFLDLPARNAYFTFDKWIRDGELIPSLPEQRDKYITISESYGEGKGFWDDKEVQIQGHIEQLSLLR